A genomic region of Polynucleobacter necessarius contains the following coding sequences:
- a CDS encoding ABC transporter permease subunit — protein MMKKSLIPLLIAIAALFALPLFVHNPYYIHLVETILIYTILLFGLDIVVGYVGQVSLGHAALFGIGSYTAGVLYFHFGWTIWGTLPASIVVTAIFGGILALPALKVIGPYLAMVTLAFGTIAQILINEMTWMTEGPLGIKIPKPDLMGVPMTKAEYFWMVGIILILSLIVVDHFVKSQIGRAFEALRDSPIACDCMGVSVYRFKVIAFVISAGFAGLAGCLYAYSEQYISPNTYNNELAVLFLLGIIMGGRKSRLGAVIGAVIIVLLPKLLDDIFLFRIVASIIAIVVVAGAAMALSKKVTTPRRVAVPIAVVVGLAAFSFWLNSISDWRLSIFGFMILLVVYYLQNGIVGFAKSFYQSIVGKAKTTRGGDAEVVDDSISFISAVSNTNTGAELLKVDSVLMQFGGLKALNNVDLSIKRGTIHGLIGPNGSGKSTMMNVLTGIYIPTAGNVLYAGESVVGKTSSDIALSGIARTFQNVQLFGEMTAIQNILVGLHHTFKSNMVEIALHLPRYKKEEAEAHARAMALLKFVGLDDLANEEARNLPYGKQRLLEIARALALDPELLLLDEPAAGLTAPDIKELLRIIRKIRDSGITFILIEHHMDVVMSVCDTVSVLDFGQKIAEGRPAEVRADEKVIHAYLGT, from the coding sequence ATGATGAAGAAGTCTCTAATACCTCTATTAATTGCAATCGCAGCACTCTTCGCGCTGCCGTTGTTTGTTCACAATCCTTATTACATTCACTTAGTTGAAACCATCCTGATCTACACCATCTTGTTATTTGGTTTAGATATCGTGGTGGGTTATGTTGGTCAGGTTTCTTTAGGGCATGCCGCTCTATTCGGTATTGGTTCATACACTGCGGGTGTCTTGTACTTCCACTTTGGTTGGACTATCTGGGGAACATTGCCTGCGTCTATCGTAGTGACTGCGATCTTCGGCGGTATCTTGGCTCTTCCCGCATTAAAGGTAATCGGACCTTATTTGGCGATGGTGACCTTGGCTTTCGGAACGATTGCACAGATCCTCATTAACGAGATGACTTGGATGACTGAAGGCCCATTGGGTATCAAGATTCCTAAGCCTGATTTAATGGGTGTGCCGATGACCAAGGCCGAGTATTTCTGGATGGTGGGCATCATCTTGATCCTATCTTTGATCGTGGTGGATCATTTTGTTAAATCACAAATCGGCCGTGCTTTTGAAGCGTTACGCGACAGTCCTATTGCTTGTGACTGTATGGGTGTATCCGTTTATCGCTTTAAAGTGATCGCGTTCGTGATCAGTGCCGGCTTTGCTGGTTTGGCTGGTTGCTTGTACGCTTACTCAGAGCAATACATCTCACCAAATACCTATAACAACGAACTGGCTGTGTTGTTCTTGCTCGGCATCATCATGGGTGGACGTAAGTCACGCTTAGGTGCAGTGATTGGCGCTGTCATCATCGTGTTATTGCCTAAACTCTTGGATGACATTTTCTTGTTCCGTATTGTTGCTTCGATCATCGCGATCGTAGTAGTAGCCGGTGCTGCAATGGCCTTGTCTAAGAAAGTCACTACTCCACGCCGTGTAGCGGTACCTATCGCTGTTGTGGTTGGTTTGGCTGCATTCTCATTCTGGCTCAATAGCATCTCTGACTGGCGCTTGAGTATTTTCGGCTTCATGATTTTGTTGGTGGTGTACTACTTGCAAAACGGTATCGTTGGCTTTGCGAAGAGCTTCTATCAGTCAATTGTTGGTAAAGCTAAAACTACCCGCGGTGGCGATGCTGAAGTGGTGGATGACTCCATTAGCTTTATTAGCGCCGTTTCAAATACCAATACTGGCGCTGAGCTCTTGAAGGTTGATTCTGTATTGATGCAGTTCGGTGGCTTGAAAGCGCTGAACAATGTTGATTTGAGCATCAAGCGCGGCACCATTCATGGCTTGATCGGTCCAAACGGCTCCGGTAAGAGCACCATGATGAACGTGCTCACAGGTATTTACATTCCTACTGCCGGTAACGTGTTGTATGCCGGTGAAAGCGTCGTTGGTAAGACTTCATCTGACATTGCCTTGTCAGGTATTGCTCGTACCTTCCAAAACGTTCAACTCTTCGGTGAAATGACAGCAATCCAAAACATTTTGGTTGGCTTGCATCACACCTTCAAATCCAACATGGTAGAAATTGCTTTGCATCTGCCACGTTACAAGAAAGAAGAAGCTGAAGCTCACGCTCGCGCAATGGCCCTCCTTAAATTCGTTGGCCTGGATGATTTGGCTAACGAAGAGGCTCGTAACTTACCATACGGTAAGCAACGTTTGCTAGAAATTGCACGTGCATTGGCTCTCGATCCTGAGTTACTCCTCTTGGATGAGCCAGCTGCAGGCTTGACAGCTCCAGACATCAAAGAACTCTTGCGCATTATTCGCAAGATTCGCGATAGCGGTATTACCTTCATCCTGATTGAGCATCACATGGATGTGGTTATGTCAGTTTGCGATACCGTTTCTGTATTGGACTTCGGTCAGAAGATTGCAGAAGGTAGGCCAGCTGAAGTTCGGGCAGACGAGAAGGTGATTCATGCCTACTTGGGTACTTAA
- a CDS encoding MBL fold metallo-hydrolase, whose translation MKPNPLADVKAFFDPETWTFTYVVYAGKASPCIVIDSVLNYDSKSGRTSTQSADEVIGFIQSGQLQLTWILETHAHADHLTAAPYIQEKLGGKIVIGDHIVNVQNVFKGVFNLDERFAVDGSQFDQLLKDGESLPSGALSLKALYVPGHTPACMAYEIGNALFVGDTIFMPDVGTARCDFPGGSAQTLYQSIQKVLSYPDETKLYMCHDYPPTDRPVAYCTTVGEEKKSNIHVHDGVSEAEFVQMCNKRDATLDMPNLILPSIQVNIRAGHLPEPEANGKSYLKIPLNAL comes from the coding sequence ATGAAACCAAATCCACTTGCAGATGTTAAGGCGTTTTTTGATCCAGAAACCTGGACTTTCACTTATGTGGTTTATGCGGGCAAAGCGAGCCCATGTATAGTCATAGACTCCGTATTGAACTATGACTCTAAGTCTGGCAGAACCTCTACGCAGTCTGCTGATGAGGTCATTGGCTTTATACAAAGCGGGCAATTACAGCTGACTTGGATCTTAGAAACCCATGCGCATGCCGATCATCTGACTGCGGCACCATATATACAAGAGAAGTTGGGCGGCAAGATCGTGATCGGAGATCACATCGTTAATGTGCAAAACGTCTTTAAGGGCGTATTTAATCTTGATGAGCGATTTGCCGTTGATGGATCCCAGTTTGATCAATTATTAAAAGACGGCGAATCATTGCCATCCGGAGCACTCTCATTAAAGGCGCTTTATGTCCCCGGCCATACGCCAGCTTGTATGGCTTATGAAATCGGTAATGCACTCTTTGTAGGCGACACCATCTTTATGCCTGATGTTGGTACGGCCAGGTGTGACTTCCCCGGGGGTAGTGCTCAAACTTTGTATCAGTCAATTCAAAAAGTATTGTCCTACCCTGACGAGACAAAGTTATATATGTGCCACGACTATCCACCTACAGATCGACCCGTGGCGTATTGCACAACCGTGGGCGAAGAGAAGAAATCTAATATTCATGTGCATGATGGCGTGAGTGAAGCTGAATTTGTGCAGATGTGCAACAAAAGGGATGCCACTTTAGATATGCCTAATCTCATATTGCCATCGATACAGGTCAATATTCGCGCAGGCCACCTGCCTGAACCGGAGGCTAACGGCAAATCGTACTTAAAAATTCCTTTGAATGCTCTTTAA
- a CDS encoding ArsR/SmtB family transcription factor, protein MQASAADACKLMKVLSNSDRMMLLCEIGQGEKCVGELEAALDLHQPTLSQQLTVLRKEKLVKTRREGKQIYYSLASEVAVAVMGLLYKHYCKR, encoded by the coding sequence ATGCAAGCGTCAGCAGCCGATGCTTGCAAGTTAATGAAAGTCTTATCCAATAGCGATCGCATGATGTTGTTATGTGAAATTGGTCAAGGTGAAAAATGTGTCGGCGAACTAGAGGCTGCGTTAGATCTGCATCAGCCCACGCTATCTCAGCAATTAACAGTGTTGCGCAAAGAGAAGTTGGTTAAGACGCGTAGAGAAGGCAAGCAAATTTACTACTCCCTAGCTAGTGAGGTTGCTGTAGCTGTTATGGGCTTGCTCTATAAGCACTATTGCAAAAGATAG
- a CDS encoding DUF2892 domain-containing protein encodes MKCNVGGIDRIIRIAVGALLVGLAANGVIGWWGWLGFIPLATGLFRFCPAYPLLGINSCAISSGKDSCCK; translated from the coding sequence ATTAAATGCAATGTCGGTGGTATTGATCGAATTATCAGAATTGCTGTAGGGGCCTTATTAGTTGGTCTTGCTGCAAATGGAGTTATAGGATGGTGGGGTTGGCTCGGCTTTATTCCTCTTGCAACAGGCTTATTCCGTTTTTGTCCTGCTTATCCCTTGTTGGGAATCAATTCATGCGCAATCTCTTCCGGTAAAGACTCTTGCTGTAAGTAA
- a CDS encoding DUF6803 family protein has protein sequence MNMTHYMQLLADNQPWNLLIFMAIPVVLAETLAITELYILFTRKLHGFVWLLNRIAGAAVGVYFIGIIAYLLATAVIPITKAGEWRTVIDMVAVGSYLIGGLPLIWIAFQEFGLVNKSLTQEGKLKVHAICVALFLVFGHIAMISGMLDPVLLGYQGSVHSMDAPMPAAHAH, from the coding sequence ATGAATATGACCCATTACATGCAGCTGCTAGCAGATAATCAACCATGGAATTTGTTGATCTTTATGGCAATACCTGTGGTGCTTGCAGAGACTTTGGCAATCACCGAGCTTTATATTCTCTTCACTAGAAAGCTGCATGGCTTTGTGTGGCTGCTGAACCGCATTGCTGGTGCTGCGGTTGGTGTTTATTTCATTGGCATCATCGCCTATCTCCTGGCTACGGCTGTCATTCCGATTACCAAGGCTGGCGAGTGGAGAACAGTCATTGACATGGTGGCGGTTGGCTCTTACTTGATTGGTGGTTTGCCGCTAATCTGGATTGCTTTTCAAGAATTTGGCTTGGTGAATAAAAGTCTTACCCAGGAGGGCAAGCTAAAGGTTCATGCAATTTGCGTAGCCCTCTTTTTGGTCTTTGGACATATCGCCATGATTAGCGGTATGCTTGACCCAGTATTGCTTGGCTACCAGGGTTCAGTGCATTCTATGGACGCACCTATGCCGGCTGCTCACGCGCATTAA
- a CDS encoding FAD:protein FMN transferase produces the protein MQIRNPLSPQELIQIGSLENGAIATSGLYFAKRDQQESYLINPLAKTSSEIHAEATGSFSIFAKECVYADALTKVLALSNDDQHPCFAKFSAQAIRIAA, from the coding sequence ATTCAGATTCGAAACCCACTATCGCCACAGGAGCTTATTCAAATTGGCTCTCTAGAAAACGGCGCAATCGCTACTAGCGGCTTGTACTTCGCCAAACGGGATCAACAAGAAAGTTACCTCATTAATCCATTAGCCAAAACTTCATCCGAGATCCATGCAGAAGCTACTGGCTCATTCTCCATCTTTGCAAAAGAATGTGTTTATGCAGACGCACTAACCAAAGTATTGGCTCTATCCAATGATGACCAGCATCCCTGCTTTGCTAAATTCTCAGCGCAAGCTATCAGGATTGCAGCATGA
- a CDS encoding DUF3820 family protein: MNAEALEKLVLMKMPFGKRAGRALADLPGNYLAWFAREGFPKSELGQLLELMHTLDHNGLRGLLAPIQRAHGLQAKSKLL, translated from the coding sequence ATGAATGCAGAAGCCCTCGAAAAACTCGTACTTATGAAGATGCCGTTTGGCAAGCGCGCTGGACGTGCGTTGGCTGATTTGCCGGGAAATTATTTAGCGTGGTTTGCGCGCGAGGGGTTTCCAAAAAGCGAGCTAGGTCAGTTGTTGGAGTTGATGCACACGCTAGATCACAATGGCTTGCGTGGACTTTTGGCGCCCATTCAAAGGGCGCACGGACTGCAAGCTAAATCAAAATTACTTTGA
- a CDS encoding DNA/RNA non-specific endonuclease — MKFLRSLFTVLVLSAPLTSLSAQAAFEDCKDLFPDQKVPVATQVGRDLCFDSFAIYYSPLDKKPIYTVEKLNKEQLSAPHPRRSNQFYEEARLPFSERALLADYRGSGYDRGHNAPAGDMSNERSMAQSFSLANMMPQARQNNQGIWAKNVEAPTRAYVKRAPGDIYIFTGSTGNSGSIGKGRVTIPSYLYKLVYDPSKKTAWAYWIENTNEARMTPPITYQELVQKTGIDFQLLITGRRSPYQPRNHASKGSEGIGRRMVSSIF; from the coding sequence ATGAAATTCCTTCGCAGCCTTTTTACCGTTTTAGTTCTTTCGGCGCCTTTAACCTCCTTAAGCGCGCAGGCTGCCTTTGAGGACTGCAAAGACCTCTTCCCAGACCAGAAGGTTCCAGTTGCCACCCAAGTAGGGCGAGACTTGTGTTTTGATAGCTTTGCAATCTACTACTCGCCTCTAGATAAGAAGCCTATCTATACCGTGGAGAAGTTAAACAAAGAACAGCTTTCTGCACCACACCCTCGCAGAAGCAACCAGTTTTACGAAGAAGCTAGACTTCCCTTCTCCGAAAGAGCCTTGCTCGCAGACTACCGTGGCAGCGGCTACGATCGCGGCCACAATGCTCCTGCAGGCGATATGAGTAATGAGCGTTCCATGGCTCAATCATTCTCATTGGCCAACATGATGCCTCAGGCAAGACAAAACAATCAGGGCATCTGGGCAAAGAATGTTGAGGCGCCAACGAGAGCCTATGTCAAAAGAGCGCCTGGCGATATCTATATCTTTACCGGGTCAACCGGAAATAGCGGAAGCATTGGAAAGGGTCGAGTCACCATCCCAAGCTATTTATATAAATTGGTCTATGACCCTAGCAAGAAAACAGCATGGGCTTACTGGATAGAAAATACAAATGAAGCCAGAATGACTCCGCCAATTACATATCAAGAGCTTGTGCAAAAAACGGGTATCGATTTTCAACTACTCATTACTGGGCGACGCTCACCCTATCAACCTAGAAATCACGCCAGTAAAGGCTCAGAAGGCATTGGTAGGCGGATGGTATCCAGTATTTTTTGA
- a CDS encoding transglycosylase SLT domain-containing protein: MSKCLSNNLSDQQNTQPSILAAKEQLAHAMAPVYRVINGLLVVTVFMVVGLWLSGNGANAGAFDLARILVPDEARHMVWSNGFGMLNQYRDSTEVSAAQVSDTEIAAVIYSKSKTAGNSGFVSAKQQTVALLMPSVAQLQVKSISHLSDRIPSSKIDPQALDSNLMGSIQNQRAVADFFEKKYSLDRAKIEEYVSNTILIAKEVNIDPVLLLAVISVESNFNPNTKSHAGAEGLMQVMTSAHKDKYALFGGTSEASKPEVNIRVGAYILKYLIATAGSLRNGLKYYVGAANAEDDGGYADKVMAERNRLISLCQNRSPNRLTLNGKDLRS, from the coding sequence ATGAGTAAATGTTTATCTAACAATTTGAGTGATCAGCAGAATACGCAACCAAGCATCTTGGCTGCGAAAGAGCAGCTAGCGCATGCCATGGCTCCGGTCTACCGAGTTATTAATGGCTTACTCGTTGTCACCGTATTTATGGTTGTTGGGCTTTGGCTTTCAGGTAACGGTGCGAATGCCGGCGCTTTTGATTTGGCGCGCATCCTAGTTCCTGATGAAGCTCGTCACATGGTGTGGAGCAATGGCTTTGGCATGCTCAACCAATATAGAGATTCAACTGAGGTTTCTGCAGCGCAAGTTTCCGATACTGAAATCGCAGCGGTGATCTATAGCAAGTCCAAGACTGCAGGCAACTCTGGCTTTGTCAGCGCTAAACAGCAAACAGTAGCCTTGCTAATGCCTTCCGTAGCGCAGCTACAAGTCAAATCAATTTCCCATTTGTCTGATCGCATTCCTTCTTCGAAGATTGATCCCCAGGCTTTGGATAGCAACTTGATGGGCTCAATTCAGAATCAACGCGCAGTTGCCGACTTCTTCGAAAAGAAATACAGCTTAGATCGCGCCAAGATTGAAGAATATGTTTCCAACACAATCTTGATTGCCAAAGAAGTGAATATTGATCCAGTGCTGTTGTTGGCGGTGATTTCAGTGGAGTCAAACTTCAATCCAAACACCAAGAGTCATGCTGGTGCTGAAGGCCTCATGCAGGTTATGACTTCAGCGCATAAAGACAAGTACGCTCTTTTTGGCGGAACATCAGAGGCATCTAAACCAGAGGTCAATATTCGTGTTGGCGCCTATATCTTGAAATACCTCATTGCAACAGCTGGTTCTTTGCGCAATGGCTTGAAGTATTACGTTGGTGCTGCAAATGCCGAGGATGATGGCGGCTACGCTGATAAGGTGATGGCCGAAAGAAATCGTTTGATCAGCTTATGCCAAAATCGCTCACCCAATCGTTTGACTTTGAACGGCAAAGATTTGCGCTCATAA
- a CDS encoding NADP-dependent isocitrate dehydrogenase — translation MASEKSKIIYTLTDEAPLLATCAFLPIIRTFTAPAGVEIVKSDISVAARILAEFADCLTAEQKVPDNLAELGKMTLLPDTNIIKLPNISASVPQLLAAIKELQSKGYKIPNFPEDPKTDEEKSIRTRYSKCLGSSVNPVLREGNSDRRAPPAVKRYARKNPHSMGEWSQASRTHVSHMHGGDFYSSEKSITMTKACNVAMDLVTKSGKTIVLKAKTPLLAGEIIDSMYMSKKALCEFYEKEIEDAYKTGMMLSLHVKATMMKVSHPIVFGHAVKIFYKDAFAKHAKLFEELGVNANNGMSSLYEKIKTLPESKREEIIQDLHACHEHRPALAMVDSAKGITNLHSPSDVIIDASMPAMIRVGGKMWGADGRLHDTKAVIPESTFARIYQEMINFCKTHGNFDPTTMGTVPNVGLMAQQAEEYGSHDKTFEIPEAGVARIVADDGTVLIEQNVEEGDIWRMCQCKDAPIRDWVKLAVNRARLSNTPAVFWLDEHRPHEAELIKKVNTYLKDYDLKGVDIQIMSQTRAMRYTLERVIRGKDTISVTGNILRDYLTDLFPIMELGTSAKMLSIVPLMAGGGLFETGAGGSAPKHVQQLVEENHLRWDSLGEFLALAVSLEDIGDKTGNPKVKILARTLDEATGKLLDNNKSPSPRTGELDNRGSQFYLAMYWAEALAAQTEDKELQAYFAPLAKSLAENEAKITAELKAVQGKPADIGGYFVADPEKCKAVMRPSATFNAALKAMRA, via the coding sequence ATGGCTTCAGAGAAATCAAAGATTATCTACACGCTGACAGATGAAGCGCCACTTTTGGCGACTTGTGCTTTTCTGCCGATTATCCGCACTTTCACAGCACCTGCTGGAGTAGAGATTGTGAAGAGCGACATTTCTGTTGCTGCTCGTATCTTGGCTGAATTCGCTGACTGCCTCACTGCAGAGCAAAAAGTTCCCGATAACTTGGCTGAACTTGGCAAGATGACTTTATTGCCTGATACCAACATTATTAAGTTGCCGAACATTAGTGCCTCCGTCCCTCAATTGCTTGCAGCTATTAAAGAGTTGCAATCTAAGGGCTACAAGATCCCGAATTTCCCAGAAGATCCAAAAACAGACGAAGAAAAATCGATCCGCACTCGTTATTCCAAGTGCCTAGGTAGCTCTGTAAACCCAGTATTGCGCGAAGGTAACTCTGACCGTCGTGCACCGCCCGCTGTTAAGCGTTACGCTCGCAAAAATCCTCACTCTATGGGTGAGTGGAGCCAAGCTTCCCGTACGCACGTATCCCACATGCATGGCGGCGACTTCTACTCTAGCGAGAAGTCAATAACCATGACTAAGGCGTGTAATGTGGCCATGGACTTGGTAACCAAAAGCGGTAAGACTATTGTTCTCAAGGCAAAGACCCCTCTGTTGGCTGGCGAAATTATCGACAGCATGTACATGAGCAAAAAGGCACTTTGCGAGTTCTATGAAAAAGAAATCGAAGATGCTTATAAGACTGGCATGATGTTGTCCTTGCACGTGAAGGCAACCATGATGAAGGTATCTCACCCAATCGTGTTTGGTCATGCTGTAAAGATTTTCTACAAAGACGCTTTTGCAAAGCATGCTAAGTTGTTTGAAGAGTTGGGTGTGAATGCCAATAACGGTATGAGCAGCCTATACGAAAAGATCAAGACTTTGCCAGAATCTAAGCGCGAAGAAATCATTCAAGATCTGCACGCATGTCATGAGCATCGTCCGGCTTTGGCAATGGTTGACTCTGCTAAAGGTATTACCAACTTGCATTCTCCAAGCGATGTGATCATTGATGCTTCTATGCCAGCAATGATTCGTGTCGGTGGCAAGATGTGGGGTGCGGATGGTCGTTTGCACGACACCAAAGCTGTGATTCCAGAAAGTACTTTTGCCCGCATCTATCAAGAAATGATTAATTTCTGTAAGACACATGGCAACTTTGATCCAACAACGATGGGCACAGTGCCTAACGTGGGTTTGATGGCTCAACAGGCTGAAGAGTACGGCTCACATGACAAGACATTCGAGATCCCAGAAGCTGGCGTGGCACGTATCGTTGCTGACGACGGCACTGTATTGATCGAGCAAAATGTAGAAGAGGGTGATATCTGGCGTATGTGCCAATGTAAAGATGCCCCGATTCGTGACTGGGTGAAATTGGCCGTGAATCGTGCACGCCTCTCCAATACTCCAGCAGTATTCTGGTTAGACGAGCACCGTCCACACGAAGCTGAATTGATCAAGAAGGTAAATACTTACCTCAAAGACTACGATCTCAAGGGTGTAGACATTCAGATCATGTCTCAGACTCGTGCAATGCGTTACACATTAGAGCGCGTTATTCGCGGTAAGGACACAATTTCTGTTACTGGCAACATCTTGCGTGATTACCTCACGGACTTGTTCCCAATTATGGAATTAGGTACTAGCGCTAAGATGCTTTCCATCGTGCCTTTGATGGCTGGTGGCGGCCTCTTTGAAACTGGTGCTGGCGGTTCTGCTCCTAAGCACGTTCAACAGTTAGTGGAAGAAAACCACTTGCGTTGGGATTCACTCGGTGAGTTCTTGGCTTTAGCTGTATCTCTAGAAGATATTGGTGATAAGACTGGCAATCCTAAAGTGAAGATCTTGGCACGTACTCTCGATGAGGCTACTGGCAAATTGTTGGATAACAATAAGTCACCTTCTCCACGTACTGGTGAGTTGGATAACCGCGGTAGTCAGTTCTACTTGGCCATGTACTGGGCTGAAGCATTGGCAGCGCAAACTGAAGATAAAGAGCTCCAGGCCTACTTTGCGCCTTTAGCTAAATCTTTAGCTGAAAATGAGGCGAAAATTACCGCCGAATTAAAAGCAGTTCAAGGCAAGCCGGCGGATATCGGTGGTTACTTTGTTGCTGACCCAGAAAAGTGCAAAGCGGTGATGCGTCCAAGCGCTACCTTTAATGCAGCTTTGAAGGCGATGCGTGCTTAA
- a CDS encoding BLUF domain-containing protein, which yields MPKPKDLVELSYLSEAVSDMSFLGLMRLLELARAFNQKNGITGILLYDNQQFGQIIEGERASIMKVWKRIQDDKRHHRVELLEIREIAERSYPEWLLRFYGGETLTRDYPALAQMVGAWISIVWP from the coding sequence ATGCCAAAGCCAAAAGACCTGGTTGAATTGAGTTATCTGAGCGAAGCAGTCTCGGATATGTCTTTTCTAGGTTTGATGCGACTTCTAGAGTTGGCGCGTGCTTTCAATCAGAAAAATGGTATTACCGGCATCCTTCTGTATGACAACCAGCAGTTTGGTCAAATCATCGAAGGCGAGCGCGCCAGCATCATGAAGGTCTGGAAACGTATTCAGGACGATAAACGTCATCATCGCGTTGAGCTCTTAGAAATTCGTGAGATTGCAGAGCGCAGTTATCCTGAGTGGCTATTGCGTTTTTATGGTGGCGAAACGCTGACTCGAGACTATCCAGCACTAGCGCAAATGGTGGGGGCATGGATAAGCATAGTATGGCCCTGA